A stretch of the Geovibrio thiophilus genome encodes the following:
- a CDS encoding YkgJ family cysteine cluster protein yields the protein MLIYEQILKRVTDKLSKARTDACLGKAAEQAAEAADMLIGRERDKTSFEFIACRVGCAHCCVVYITVLLPEAVNIARYLREQGEAERLIPLLVERVRETMWTEEQDWSLLGKKCIFLDKSGGCSVYPVRPLLCRAVTSVSAEDCHEALTARIMGEEKPILMNLAVKKNYEQAFRAMAGAMEKCGMDSAGLELTRAVLCALRHDDIAERLGKGEKIRPC from the coding sequence ATGTTGATTTATGAACAAATACTGAAAAGAGTGACGGACAAGCTGAGTAAGGCAAGAACAGACGCCTGTCTCGGAAAGGCTGCCGAACAGGCGGCTGAGGCTGCTGATATGCTCATCGGCAGGGAGAGGGATAAGACTTCGTTTGAATTTATCGCATGCAGGGTCGGGTGCGCACATTGCTGCGTGGTTTATATTACGGTGCTTCTGCCCGAGGCGGTGAATATCGCCCGCTATCTCAGGGAGCAGGGGGAAGCCGAAAGGCTTATTCCGCTTCTTGTGGAACGGGTGCGGGAGACCATGTGGACGGAGGAGCAGGACTGGAGCCTTCTCGGGAAAAAGTGTATTTTTCTCGACAAAAGCGGGGGATGCTCTGTTTATCCGGTGCGTCCTCTGCTTTGCAGGGCGGTAACCTCCGTTTCCGCGGAGGATTGTCATGAAGCTCTGACGGCTAGGATAATGGGGGAGGAAAAGCCGATCCTGATGAATCTTGCGGTGAAAAAAAACTATGAGCAGGCTTTCAGGGCAATGGCGGGTGCCATGGAAAAATGCGGTATGGACAGCGCCGGACTTGAGCTGACACGGGCGGTGCTGTGCGCTCTCAGGCATGACGACATAGCGGAAAGGCTCGGAAAAGGGGAGAAGATACGCCCCTGTTAG
- a CDS encoding MgtC/SapB family protein has product MNEFIPLFLSLALGLLIGLERGWREVIDGESSPFFGLRTFGLIGLLGGIIGFLSSTYNNLFIAGIAFAAVTVLLTAVHVSDCGRPHGVGITTVIAADITFCLGLLSSLGFMTIASSIAVVTAVILSMKPVVYQWVKKLEAKEIHATLKLLLISVVLLPVLPDQGYGPYAALNPYEVWWFVVLITGMSFAGYFAIRIAGAGKGIMITGILGGLVSSTALTLSFSRLGKHSQLKRVFSAGILIACGTMFPRMLIEVSVVNKELLRLVAAPLLVSGIAVYLGMAFFWFTRAKDKEVKADVPPLSNPFQIKPALKFAALISLILLISQFIKESFGDAGIIVLAFFSGLTDVDAITISMARLAHGELSHTTAATAIMTAAATNTLLKGLLVLFISNRQVGIRVMTVFAAALAAGGVALYIAA; this is encoded by the coding sequence ATGAACGAGTTTATTCCTTTGTTTCTGTCCCTTGCGCTGGGGCTTCTCATCGGGCTTGAAAGAGGCTGGCGTGAAGTTATAGACGGTGAGTCCTCACCTTTTTTCGGTCTCCGCACCTTCGGGCTCATAGGTCTTCTCGGCGGAATAATCGGTTTTCTCAGCAGCACTTACAATAATCTTTTCATAGCAGGCATTGCATTTGCCGCTGTCACTGTTCTTCTCACCGCCGTTCATGTGAGCGACTGCGGACGCCCGCACGGAGTGGGAATAACAACAGTCATCGCAGCAGACATTACCTTCTGCCTCGGGCTGCTCTCATCACTCGGCTTTATGACAATAGCATCCTCCATAGCGGTTGTAACAGCGGTGATACTCAGCATGAAGCCCGTTGTTTATCAATGGGTAAAAAAGCTTGAAGCAAAGGAGATACACGCCACGCTGAAGCTTCTGCTCATATCTGTCGTTCTGCTCCCTGTGCTTCCCGATCAGGGATACGGTCCTTATGCAGCACTGAATCCCTATGAAGTATGGTGGTTTGTGGTGCTTATAACAGGAATGTCGTTCGCGGGATATTTCGCCATACGAATAGCCGGTGCGGGCAAAGGCATAATGATAACGGGCATACTCGGCGGTCTGGTGTCCTCCACAGCGCTCACCCTCTCATTTTCACGACTGGGCAAGCATTCACAGCTTAAAAGAGTCTTCTCCGCCGGAATACTCATCGCCTGCGGAACGATGTTCCCCCGAATGCTCATTGAGGTTTCCGTTGTTAACAAAGAGCTTCTGAGGCTGGTTGCCGCTCCGCTCTTAGTCAGCGGCATCGCAGTTTATCTGGGCATGGCTTTTTTCTGGTTCACCCGCGCGAAGGACAAAGAGGTGAAAGCGGATGTCCCGCCTCTCAGCAACCCGTTTCAGATAAAGCCTGCATTGAAGTTTGCGGCGCTTATTTCGCTCATTCTGTTAATCTCGCAGTTTATCAAGGAATCCTTCGGCGATGCGGGAATTATAGTACTGGCTTTCTTCTCAGGCTTAACAGATGTGGACGCCATAACCATCTCAATGGCGAGACTGGCGCACGGCGAGCTCAGCCACACCACCGCAGCCACGGCGATAATGACGGCGGCGGCGACAAACACCCTGCTCAAGGGTCTGCTTGTGCTTTTCATATCAAACAGGCAGGTGGGCATCAGGGTTATGACGGTGTTTGCGGCGGCACTCGCCGCGGGCGGTGTTGCCCTGTACATAGCCGCCTAA
- a CDS encoding diguanylate cyclase domain-containing protein has product MLKFKNLSEQIFLSAFTAAVVTVVTVGFLWVKEINTRFDEEAATLKTAQINSRKELIRTQVDEVKAFIDFEKGRTEDEIGRFISAGLENILASAGQIAKYEKHNELLSSLISLALNLQTDIFILDKEGMFLAHSSMPELIGSHVFTYKDADELSPYETLFKNALTGFKANTRFRSAPKEERSPLDISASAALEKRSGLIIGVQINRELFLGRMREKIFRSLAHMSLGQDGYFIVADFDGYLHANFGSFYDPPLYFEKFQDSTGKYPYLEIKEFLEKEDGTFYSYLYPRRKGGKPLNKISYFAADRELNAIYGTGLYIDDIEAEYEAEKTVMAARTKKSIIQTVAVLLVTLIVISLIARRISERIKRSFGSFMLFFERGRDENARIAPDELFFTEFRILAEYANRMIDERIGFENRLEEKHLALLKETEEKQETEKRFKTVIAVMREGVLIQDGQGRIISINASLREMFGIGDTGIIGRTLESVGLKFTDETDNVTGSFCPPIAACRTNGKPSVDSIIGLKKPDGNTSWFIVNVMPLFTSNADRVDKTAATFSDISTRKELHDELEKTRASLENAQTISNIGNWEWNLRSGRLWLSRMFYTIHGIREGQEVVLESFLEKVHEHDRNRLKKHLQDLARKNIPFETEYKVSDQSGQDKWVHAKAVTSVLKNGEKVITGTVQDITAMRKAQHELKNAYFKLNEYVEIIDENVIVSETDKKGLITSVSKAFCLVSGFSREELIGKKHNDFKYDRNDPPTADDIRFMVLSGEKWTGEVRNRRKNGELYWVKATVSPKFNPDGTVIGMLSVRQDITDRKKVEELSLTDELTGLHNRRFFNSVLSAELKRVRRDSKFLTFVLLDVDKFKEYNDTYGHTQGDMVLKSVAHCLKGFMLRSSDYSFRLGGEEFGLLFSGLDEEKSAEFLEKIRGALENLMIEHTGNPASKFVTSSFGGICVNLAKYPKIDMDSLYKAADEELYKSKDAGRNRISLRTMG; this is encoded by the coding sequence ATGCTTAAATTCAAAAACCTATCGGAACAGATTTTTTTGTCAGCGTTCACTGCGGCGGTAGTTACCGTCGTTACGGTGGGTTTTTTGTGGGTAAAGGAGATCAACACACGCTTCGATGAAGAAGCGGCGACCCTGAAAACCGCTCAGATTAACAGCAGAAAAGAGCTTATCCGCACTCAGGTGGATGAGGTAAAGGCTTTCATAGACTTTGAAAAGGGGCGGACAGAAGATGAGATAGGCAGATTCATCTCCGCCGGTCTGGAAAATATTCTTGCCTCAGCCGGACAAATAGCGAAATACGAAAAACATAACGAGCTTTTAAGCTCACTAATATCTCTTGCGCTGAATCTCCAGACAGATATTTTCATTCTGGATAAGGAAGGCATGTTCCTCGCTCATTCCTCCATGCCCGAGCTTATAGGCAGCCATGTATTCACATACAAAGACGCTGATGAATTAAGCCCTTACGAAACTCTCTTCAAAAACGCACTCACAGGCTTTAAGGCAAATACACGCTTCAGAAGCGCTCCGAAGGAAGAGAGAAGTCCTTTAGACATCAGCGCGTCCGCCGCTCTGGAAAAAAGATCCGGGCTCATAATAGGCGTTCAGATAAACAGAGAGCTTTTTCTCGGCAGAATGAGAGAGAAGATATTCAGGTCTCTTGCTCATATGTCCCTCGGGCAGGACGGATATTTCATCGTCGCAGACTTTGACGGCTATCTCCACGCAAACTTCGGAAGTTTCTACGACCCTCCCCTCTACTTTGAAAAGTTTCAGGATTCTACAGGCAAGTACCCTTATCTCGAAATAAAAGAGTTTTTGGAAAAAGAGGACGGTACATTCTACTCTTATCTCTATCCACGACGCAAAGGCGGCAAGCCCCTCAACAAAATATCATACTTCGCCGCAGACAGGGAACTGAACGCAATTTACGGAACAGGACTGTACATCGATGATATAGAAGCGGAATACGAAGCGGAAAAGACCGTCATGGCGGCAAGGACAAAAAAAAGCATAATACAGACAGTCGCTGTGCTGCTCGTAACTCTCATAGTTATTTCACTTATTGCCCGCAGAATATCAGAGCGTATAAAGAGAAGCTTCGGCTCATTCATGCTCTTCTTTGAAAGAGGAAGGGATGAAAATGCGAGAATAGCTCCCGACGAGCTGTTTTTCACGGAATTCAGAATCCTTGCGGAATACGCCAACAGGATGATTGATGAAAGGATCGGGTTTGAGAACCGCTTGGAAGAAAAACATCTCGCTCTGCTGAAAGAAACGGAAGAGAAGCAGGAAACCGAGAAGCGCTTCAAGACTGTAATTGCCGTGATGCGCGAAGGAGTGCTTATTCAGGACGGACAGGGGCGGATAATCAGCATCAACGCCAGCCTGCGGGAAATGTTCGGCATAGGCGACACAGGCATAATAGGGAGAACCCTTGAATCAGTCGGGCTCAAATTCACCGATGAAACCGATAATGTAACCGGAAGCTTCTGCCCGCCCATAGCAGCATGCAGAACTAACGGCAAGCCGTCTGTGGACAGCATAATCGGGCTGAAAAAGCCTGACGGAAACACAAGCTGGTTTATAGTAAACGTCATGCCTCTGTTCACAAGCAACGCCGACAGGGTAGACAAAACAGCGGCCACCTTCAGCGACATCAGCACCAGAAAAGAACTTCATGACGAACTGGAAAAAACCAGAGCAAGTCTTGAAAACGCCCAGACCATATCCAACATAGGCAATTGGGAATGGAACCTGCGCAGCGGCAGACTGTGGCTTTCCAGAATGTTTTACACCATCCACGGGATCAGGGAAGGACAGGAAGTGGTACTGGAAAGCTTTCTGGAGAAAGTTCATGAGCATGACCGCAACAGGCTGAAAAAGCACCTTCAGGATCTGGCAAGAAAAAATATTCCATTTGAAACCGAATACAAAGTAAGCGACCAGAGCGGTCAGGATAAGTGGGTGCACGCCAAAGCCGTCACATCCGTTCTGAAAAACGGGGAAAAGGTGATAACAGGGACTGTGCAGGATATTACCGCAATGCGCAAGGCTCAGCATGAGCTCAAAAACGCTTACTTCAAGCTCAACGAATACGTGGAAATAATAGATGAAAACGTGATCGTCTCCGAAACTGACAAAAAAGGGTTAATAACCTCAGTCAGCAAAGCCTTCTGCCTTGTCTCCGGATTCAGCAGGGAAGAGCTGATAGGCAAGAAGCATAACGACTTCAAGTATGACAGAAACGACCCGCCCACGGCGGACGACATACGCTTTATGGTACTCTCCGGAGAAAAATGGACGGGAGAGGTGAGAAACAGGCGCAAAAACGGAGAACTTTATTGGGTGAAGGCTACCGTTTCGCCTAAATTCAACCCTGACGGCACAGTGATTGGCATGCTCTCTGTCAGGCAGGATATAACCGACAGAAAAAAAGTTGAGGAGCTTTCTCTCACTGATGAGCTCACCGGACTGCACAACCGGCGCTTCTTCAACTCCGTTCTCAGTGCCGAGCTGAAAAGAGTGAGACGGGACAGCAAATTCCTCACCTTTGTCCTGCTGGATGTAGATAAATTCAAGGAATACAACGATACCTACGGACACACTCAGGGTGACATGGTGCTTAAAAGCGTTGCCCACTGCCTGAAAGGCTTCATGCTGAGGAGCTCGGACTACAGTTTCCGTCTGGGCGGCGAAGAGTTCGGTCTCCTGTTCAGCGGTCTGGACGAAGAAAAGAGCGCTGAGTTTCTTGAAAAAATCCGCGGCGCGCTTGAAAATCTTATGATAGAGCACACAGGCAACCCCGCCTCCAAATTCGTGACCTCGTCCTTCGGCGGGATATGCGTTAATCTGGCAAAATATCCAAAAATTGATATGGATTCACTGTACAAAGCGGCAGACGAAGAACTTTACAAGTCAAAAGACGCCGGCAGAAACCGTATCAGCCTGAGAACAATGGGCTGA
- a CDS encoding STAS domain-containing protein, translating to MWEYKNEGGITTVITPPKSINYDTLEDFRKLVRELAESGCVKAVINMNRTIYIDSSGLGTLVKAAADLRHSGGDLRLAAVSPGITDILRITSLHKVLKVYKDTESALKSYG from the coding sequence ATGTGGGAATATAAAAATGAGGGCGGAATCACGACTGTTATAACGCCGCCGAAATCGATCAACTACGACACCCTTGAAGATTTCAGAAAGCTTGTCAGAGAGCTTGCCGAATCAGGATGCGTCAAAGCGGTCATAAACATGAACAGAACCATTTACATTGATTCCAGCGGCTTGGGCACGCTTGTTAAAGCCGCCGCGGATTTGAGACACTCAGGCGGAGATCTCAGGCTGGCTGCGGTAAGCCCGGGAATTACGGATATACTCAGGATCACCAGTCTGCACAAAGTGCTTAAAGTATATAAAGATACTGAGTCTGCACTTAAAAGCTACGGGTGA
- a CDS encoding sodium:calcium antiporter: MYYLLFLASAAAVIFAGKKMSVSGDVIAEKTGLGHSFIGLTLIAASTSLPEVISSIGAVTIVDNPDLAFGNVYGSNMFNMLVIFIMDAMYRKGSILAHASKSNVTTGLYVIILTMISGVGLLAPMPSIGWLNVTSIAIFAVYFISMYTAFIHKDELEAELEETDVNGTTLSSAFISFAVSAAIIVAAGLALSKSADFIATDTGLGGSFVGNFLLAFVTSLPELAVCIAAVKLGSVNMAVGNLIGSNIFNITIVGLCDLFYLKGDVYSTVSRVNTLAVLLTSIVVALVLLGIELDKTAKKHRRISLVSWAIAALYVIYMAYVYFAS; encoded by the coding sequence ATGTATTATCTTCTTTTCCTTGCGTCCGCTGCGGCGGTAATCTTCGCCGGTAAAAAAATGTCCGTCAGCGGCGATGTCATAGCCGAAAAAACCGGACTCGGGCACAGCTTCATAGGGCTTACGCTCATTGCCGCCTCCACCAGTCTTCCGGAGGTAATTTCCTCCATAGGCGCAGTAACGATCGTCGACAACCCTGATCTCGCCTTCGGTAATGTTTACGGCTCAAACATGTTCAACATGCTGGTAATCTTCATAATGGACGCCATGTACCGCAAGGGGAGCATACTGGCACACGCCAGCAAGTCCAACGTGACAACCGGACTCTACGTTATCATCCTCACGATGATAAGCGGTGTGGGACTTTTAGCGCCTATGCCCTCCATAGGCTGGCTGAATGTTACAAGCATAGCCATATTCGCCGTTTATTTTATCTCCATGTACACAGCGTTCATCCACAAAGACGAGCTTGAAGCAGAGCTGGAGGAGACTGACGTAAACGGAACAACGCTTTCATCCGCCTTCATATCATTCGCCGTTTCAGCGGCAATCATAGTGGCGGCGGGGCTTGCGCTCAGCAAGTCAGCGGATTTCATAGCCACTGATACAGGACTGGGGGGCTCGTTCGTGGGCAACTTTCTTCTGGCGTTCGTGACGTCCCTGCCGGAGCTTGCAGTCTGCATAGCCGCTGTTAAGCTGGGCTCGGTGAATATGGCTGTGGGCAACCTCATCGGCTCCAACATATTCAATATAACGATAGTCGGGCTCTGTGACCTGTTTTACCTCAAGGGTGACGTATATTCCACAGTGAGCAGGGTTAACACATTGGCGGTGCTGCTCACCTCAATTGTTGTCGCTCTTGTGCTTCTGGGAATAGAGCTTGATAAAACAGCAAAAAAGCACAGGCGTATATCACTTGTATCATGGGCTATAGCCGCACTTTATGTGATCTATATGGCGTATGTGTACTTTGCGTCTTAA
- a CDS encoding Crp/Fnr family transcriptional regulator, whose protein sequence is MDKKNAVKKFLTAFFGDDSVHDVIDRISRVKTLDKGGILFMEGQTGRYIYFLLEGKIKLYKTNNEGKEAIVHFVAQNEMFAEIILQLECCYPVTSEAMENCVLLEMDAAELFRQIEKTPKVAMAIIGLLARRIKYFVNMIENLTLKDVRGRFLHYLETLQHKGKNTVTLPVPKGELALLLGTTPETFSRLLKKLAEEEVIAYEGRKITFLKELDG, encoded by the coding sequence ATGGATAAAAAAAACGCAGTAAAGAAATTTTTAACGGCATTTTTCGGCGATGACAGCGTGCATGACGTCATTGACAGGATCTCCAGAGTAAAAACCCTCGACAAAGGGGGCATACTCTTCATGGAGGGGCAGACGGGCAGATACATCTATTTTCTGCTGGAAGGGAAGATCAAGCTCTACAAAACGAATAACGAAGGCAAGGAAGCCATAGTTCACTTCGTTGCGCAGAATGAAATGTTCGCTGAAATCATTCTTCAGCTTGAGTGCTGCTATCCTGTCACATCAGAAGCAATGGAAAACTGCGTCCTCCTTGAGATGGACGCCGCGGAGCTTTTCAGGCAGATAGAAAAAACTCCGAAGGTTGCAATGGCGATAATAGGTCTGCTCGCCAGACGGATAAAATATTTCGTCAACATGATCGAAAACCTCACCCTTAAGGATGTGCGGGGAAGATTCCTGCATTATCTGGAAACCTTGCAGCACAAGGGTAAAAACACAGTCACACTGCCGGTTCCGAAGGGGGAGCTGGCTCTTTTGCTGGGGACAACTCCGGAAACCTTTTCAAGGCTTCTGAAAAAGCTTGCGGAAGAGGAAGTTATAGCCTATGAAGGCAGAAAAATAACTTTTCTCAAAGAGCTTGACGGATAG